GTATTACAATTATTTTTCATAAACAAACTTTCTAACTGCTATACCTTTGTCTTGTTCAAATAACAGAACAGAAGAAAATTTTATAAAACAATATTAACAAAATTAAATTTAATTTATTATGAAAAAGTCATTATTCGTAGCTGCTATCGCTGCAATCTCTCTAGTTGCTTGTAAAAAAACTGAAGCTACTTCTACTGAAGGAACAACTGATTCTGCTGCTGCTACTGTAGCTGATTCTGCTGCTGTAGTTTCTGACTCTGCTGCTAAAGTTGTTGATTCTGCTGCAACTACTGCTGTAGAAGCTACTAAAGATGCTGCTGCTGCTACAACTGCTGCTGGTGCTGACGCTGCTAAAGATGCTGCTAAAGGAGCTGGAGAAGCTGCTAAAGGAGCTGCTGATGCTGCTAAAGGAGCTGCTGACGCTGCTAAAGATGCTGCAAAAGACGCTGCTAAGAAATAATTCTAGCATACGCTTAACAATAAAAGAACCGTTTCACTCAGTGAGACGGTTTTTTTATGCTTAGTTATTGCGAGCCCAAGGCGAAGCAATCTCATTGAAATAAAGTCCAGCTTATTGATCAGTATTTATCTAACCTTTCTTCTGTTTTAAAGATTCATAGCAAGTAATGGCCACTGCATTGCTCAGATTTAAAGAATCAATACTTCCGGCCATAGGAATCAGCGTGTTCTTTCCTTTTCCGATCCAAAAATCACTTAATCCGGAATGTTCAGTACCGAATAATACTGCTGAACGCTGTCTGAAATCTCTCTTATAAAGGTCTTCAGCACTTTCATCCATAAGTGTAGTGTAAATATTGAAGCTGTTCTTTTGCAGAAATTCCAATGTTTCTTTATTTTCAGCCTGATATACTTCCATTCCAAAAAGACAGCCCACACTGGATCTGATCACATTAGGATTGTAGAAATCAGTTTTTCCGTCAGCAACAATCAGAGCATCTACACCAAACGCTTCACAACTTCTTAAAATAGCTCCAAGATTTCCCGGTTTTTCTACGCCTTCTACAATAATTACCGTAGAATTTTCTTTAGGAACAAATGATGAAAGAGGAGTTTCTTTGGCCTGGTAGATTCCGATAATTCCTTCGGAACTCCCTCTGTAAGCTATTTTTTCATATACTTTTTCACTTACATGATGGATTTTCCCCTCGGGAAGGGTTCCTTTAAAGATATTTTCACAGATAAAGAATTCCAGCGGCTCAAAATGATACTGTATGGCTCTTTCATTTTCCTGCTGTCCCTCTACTACAAAAACTTTTGATTTTTTACGAAATCGGTTGTCAGTAAGGAGCTTAGTGACATTTTTTATTTTTTCGTTTTGAAAACTTTCTATCAACATTCCGCAAAATTATGCAAAATTTATGATTGAACTTCTCTGGTTTTGATAAAAAGACTTTTCCAAGTAATCTCGAAGGGGATTTTATTTTTTCTTTTTGTATAGATAATAATGAACGTGATAGCAACAATGGAAAATAATTTATAGAGATTTCCATAAAAATTACCGGAAACATTTTCAGAAACAGTAAAGATTTCCCAGTATAGATTCATGAAGAAATGCAGAAATATGGCTGTCCACAGATTATATTCAGATTCAAAATAGACCCAGGCAAAGAATAAAGACCCAAGAAATGTAATGGCGAATATCTCCATAAGCTCTGTTATATCCTGACTTTGGTACAAATGTACCTGCGCAAACAATAATGATCCAAATAAGGCTGATGATAAAAAACCAAGCCTGGTAAACCTATAAAATATTCCGATAAGAAAAGCTCTGAAGATAATTTCTTCAAAAAATGCTGAAGAAAGTGTGTTGATAAACAGGGCTTCAAAATTTATTTTACTGATTATTTTAAAATGAATCAGATATCCTATGAGCATAGGAAGAGTTCCTGTAAAAGCTAATGTAAATCCTTTGATAATGGGCTTGTTTAATGAAAACAGATCTGCAATATTTCTTTTGGGAAACAGAATGTTTAATGTAATCATCAATGGAATTAAAGTCACCGAATAAGAAATTACATGAGCTAATGCTTTGCTGTGAAATATGTTTTTTGAGAAATTCTGAACGATTTTAAAACAGAAAAAATCTAAAAAATAATAGGCTGTAAAACCCAGGACAAAGATGAAAAAGAAGCGGATGTTTTTACTCATGTTGGTTAAATTTTGAGCAAAAATGTGGTTTAAAATCTATGCTTTCAACTTAATGTGATGAATGACAAAGAATAGTGACGAATGACAATTTTTACAGATTTTGTTGTTGCAATTGAGGGATAATTGACGAAATAAAACTTCTTGAAACCGGAATTTCAAAACCAATTTCTGGAAGAATTAATTTATAGCCCTGAGCATTTCCTTTAAGATTTTTGACCTTTCCAAGATTGACAATATAGGAACGGTGGCATTTTTTGACAGAGCTGGTTTCGATTTGTTGTAAAGCATTGGATAAACTGATTCTGACCAAGAGTTTTTTTATAGTATTATTCTCTAAAAAGTAAAATGTACAGTAATTTTCCATCGATTGGGCGCAGAGGAAATCATTTTCATTTATGATCAGTTCCAGGTTCTGTGCTGATATCTTTAATAGATTTTGCTGTAATTCAGGAATAGAAACCGGAAGATGCTGAGAAATATTCCGCGCTGTATTTTCATGAATATTTTTTAAATAGATATACCGTGATAAAACATAGATGATAGAAATTGGAATCCCGACTGCCAGAGAATAAAGGAACATATAAAAATAATTGACCAGATCAAGTTTTACATGGCTCAGGAATAATGAATTGTAAAAGTAGGATAGAATTGATCCAACGAATAGAATGAAAATTATTTTTAAAAGCTCCGTACCAATATTCCAGTTGCTAAAATGGGAAGTCATAAGATTGGCCATGAAAAATGCAGTTCCAAAAATAATACAATAAGGGAAGAGTAATAAAAACTTATAAGGGTGATGAAAGTCTTCCGTACCAAAGGGTTGAAAAATAATCAGAAACAGATATACAGAAACTCCGGCTCCCAAAGAAGAAACGAAAATTTCTTTGAAAGATTCGGATTTTGGGTATGAATATGCTGCAAATGAAAACATAAAAACAGGGATTTAGCTTTCTGATGGCTCAATAAGATTACTGTTGTCAATAAGACTTTGAGGCAGATCTTTTTTATTTTTTATTCCTAATGATTTCAGCTTTTGAGTCTGGATCACAAGATTATCATTTCCTGTATGAAGCTGTTTGTAGGCATCATTATATACATTCTTTGCCTGATCAAGATTTCTCCCAACTTTCTCTAAGTTATCCACAAAACCTACAAATTTGTCATACAGTCTTGCCCCACGTTCAGCAATTTCTATGGAATTTCGGTTTTGGTATTCACGTTTCCAAAGGTCCGCAATCAATTTAAGAGAAGTGATTAGGTTGCTTGGATTAAGCAGAAGGATTCTTCTCTCATAGGCATAGTTCCAAAGATTCTGATCTGCCTGCATAGCCGCAATATAGGCAGGTTCACTAGGAATAAACATCATCACGAAATCCAGTGATTTTCCATAGTCATCATATGCTTTCTGACTCAATTGTGTAATATGGTTTTTGATAGATCCGAGGTGCTGGCTTAGTTTTATAGCGTAAACATCAGCATCGGTTTCGTCTACCAATTCTGTGAAGGCAGTCAGTGATACTTTAGAATCAATGATGACATTTCTTTCATCCGGATATTTTACAACAGCATCCGGCCGCATTTTCTTTCCGGAGAACTCAGAGAATAAAGCTTTGTTATCTTCATCACGTAATTCATGTTCCAGGAAATATTCTCTGCCTTTTACCAATCCTGATTTCTCAAGAATGCTTTCCAGAATCATTTCGCCCCAGTTCCCCTGAGTTTTGCTTTCTCCTTTCAGAGCACGGGTCAGTTTTTTGGCATCTTCGGAGATCTGCTGGTTCAGTTCTGCCAGTTCTTTCACTTTTTCGGCAAGGGAGAAACGTTCTTTATTTTCCTTTTCGTAGGCTTCGTTGACCTTGTTTTTTAAGTCGGCAATTTTTTCCTGAAAAGGCTCAAGGATATTTTTTAAGTTATTTTGATTTAAAGTAGTAAACTTTTCTGTTTTTTCTTCTAAAATTTTGTTAGCAAGGTTTTCAAACTGAAGTTTAGATTCTTCCTGGATCTTGATAATTTCTTCTTTTTGGGTATCAAGAGATTTCTGGAGACCTTCATTTTTGGCAGAAAGTTCAGAGTTTTTAGCAAAAAGAGTCTGCTTTTCAAGAATATGATTTTCTATCTGAGAAGTCTGTCTCTGATTGACTTGTTTTAATTCCTGAAACTGAATATGTAAGGAAGAATATTCGGCGGAGATTTTAGAAAATTCATTTTTCAGATCATCTAAAAGATCCTGCTGCAGCGTATTGGCTTCTTTTTCATTGCTGATATTCTGATGAAGTTCCTGAATCTTCAGATTTGAATTTTCAAGATCAGACTGGGTTTTAATAGATAAGGTGTTCAGCGCATCATAAGAACTTCTTGAAACCATTGATGATTTCAGTACAAAATATAATATAACTGCGCCAAGTATACCACCGGCAATCAACCCAATAATTAAATATAGCATCTCCATCTTCCAAAATTATGAAAAAAGGCTGGAAGCTGGAAGAAAGATACCGGAAGTTACTTCACTCCTCCTTCTTCCAGCTTCCTTTCTAAACAAGAATACTTATATTTATAGGAAATTTCAGAGAATTATGAATATTTTGTTGGTAGAAGATGATCAAAGAATCAGCAATTTCCTGATAAAAGGCCTTTCCGAGGCTGGATATAATCTCACCCTTGCAGATTCCGGGGAAAAAGCGCGTGAACTTCTTCATACCTATGATTTTGATCTTATTTTAATGGATATTATGCTTCCCGGATTAGATGGGATGCAGCTTACCCAGATTATAAGATTTAAAGGAAACTATACGCCGATTTTGGTTTTAAGTGCACTGAACAGCCCTGATGATAAGATCAAAATGCTGGACATGGGAGCTGACGATTATTTATCAAAACCTTTCCATTTTGAAGAACTGATTTCAAGGATTAAAGCTTTAACCAGAAGAAATAAATTAAGCTATCAGAAAGAAGACCAATATTTATCATGTGGAAATATCGTCATTGATACAGATCTTCATAAAGTAACGCAGAACGATAAGGAAATAGAATTTTCCCCTACAGAATACAAACTTTTTACTTTCCTGATGGAGAATAAAAATAAGGTGCTGAGCAGAACTCAGATTTTACATAAAGTTTGGGGAATTGATTTTGATAATACAACGAATGTAGTAGATGTTTATATCTCCTATGTCCGTAATAAGATTGATGAAACAGAACAGAAAATTATTCATACCGTAAAAGGAACAGGATATTTGATCAAAGACTGAAAATGACTCTCAGAAACAGATTTACCCTTATTTCAAGCCTTTCATTCGGCATTGTTTCTATCATCACATCTGCGGTGATATTTTTTGCCTATTATGACAGTACCAAGATTTTTTATTTTGAAAAACTGAGAAATACAGCTCTTATTTCTGCCATTTATTATCTTGAAAAAGATGAGCTTCCAAAAGATAGACATGCCCAAATAAAAAAAGAATATAATCATCTTATCCAGAATAACAGGGTAGCGGTCTACAATCAGAATAATGAAGTGACGTTTGGGCATAATCTGAATGATAAAAATATAAAGCTTTCCCATTTACAGGCTGTCCGGAATAATAAGGGAATACAGTTTATGTCTGATAATCAATTTTATTACGGGATTTTTTATCCGGATAACCAGGGAGATTTTGTGGTTTTTGTGAAATCCTCTAACGACTCCTTTCAATCACAGATACTGAGGCTTGCGATTATTATGCTTTCCGTATTGGTTATTGGGCTGCTTGCGATTTATTTTCTGAGCAGATATCTTTCAAAGGTAGTTTATAAACCTATTTCCAATGTTGTAGAACGAATCAATAAAGTGGAATATAATAATATTTCTACGGCAATTATTACTTCCACAAATACCAATGATGAAATTGAAGATCTTATAAAATCATATAATAAACTGCTGGGCAGAATTTCTGAAAACGTACTCTTACAGCAGAACTTTATCAATTATGTTTCTCACGAATTTAAAACACCCTTAGCTGCTATCTCCGGAAATCTGGAAGTCTTTGCTCAAAAAGACCGTACGCCGGAAGAATATAGGGAAGTAGCAAAAGAGTCTTTGGAAAATGTATATGAGATTGAAAATATTCTCAACAATCTTTTGCTGATGTCCGGAATGACAAAACTTGAATCTTCTCACAAACTAATGAGAGTGGATGAGCTGATCTGGAAAATTTATGAAAAATTAGAATCTAAAGCAAAAGAAAATAATTCATTCATAAAAATACAGCTTCAGGTGACAAAACCTGCTTTGCTGGAATTTCCTGGAAATGAAATGCTGCTGTACTTAGCATTATATAATATTGTGGAAAACGCCATCAAATATTCTTATGGCAAACCTGTAGTTGTTACACTGTCTGAAAAAGATAATCAGTTGTACATCGAGATCAGAGATGAAGGAAGAGGAATTCCGGCAGATGATCTTGCAAAAATATCTGAGACTTTCTACAGAGGGAAAAATGTAGATACTGTGAAAGGAAGCGGAATTGGTTTGTCGCTTTCCAAAAGTATTTTTGATCATCATCATATTGTGATGAAAATTGATTCTGCTATTAATGTCGGGACAAGTGTTCTTCTTGAATTTCCGGCTCATTCATCATTGTGTTCTTTGTAAAATTATTTGTGTTTTTCGTATTTAAAAACAAGTTCTAATCAAACTCTAATGTTGAACTAACCGAATTTTAATTTTCTTTACAATTCCCTCTAATATTAGACAAATAGCTTTGTGGTCTTAAAATAAGAGACCTTGAAGAAGCTATTTTTTACACTATTTTATATTCATTGTTTCAGTTTCTTTTCAGCACAGATTTCAGACACCCTGAAAATTGGCAGAAAGGAAGCTGAGACTATTTTTTTGGCTAAAAACCTAGACCTCATTGCACAGAAGCTTGAAATTTCACAAGCCGAAGCAAGAGTTGTTCAGGCTAAATACTGGCCCAATCCAAAATTAAGCATCAGCGAAGTGAATCTATGGAGAACCTATGACATAGAAGAACAGCCTGCGCTCATTGGAAACTGGGGAAAGAATTCCCAGATTTCTGCTGAGATAGAACAGGTGATTCAGACAGCAGGTAAAAGACGAAAAAATATTGAACTGCAGAAAATAGAAGTGGAAGGTGAGAAGTATGAACTGCAGGAAGTATTGCGTGAACTTAAGAAAACACTTAGAAATACCATTACCGAGATTCTTTACAATCAGGAACAACAGAAAATTTATCAGGGGCAGATTGCTTCTATTGAGAAATTAACAAAATCCTATAATAATCAATTAAACCTCGGAAACATCAGTAAAGCTGAATATGTCCGCTTAAAAGCACAGGAAATTGAATTCAAAAAGAAACTGATTTCATTAAAACAGGAAATTGAAGATCAGCAGGTAGAGCTTAAAGCCCTATTGATGCTGCCTTCTCAATCATATCTGGTGATATCAGATTTATTTGGGATGCCTGAAAAACAACTTTCAGAGTTGGAAGTGACACAATGGATAGATAAGGCAAAAGAAAACCGCCCGGATATCATGATCTCAAAAAATAAAGAGAAACATGCTACGAAAAACCTGGAAATTCAAAATGCAATGAAAACCCCTGATGTTGCTGTTTCTATAGGATATGACCGTGGCGGGAATATCATGAAAGACTTTATAGGACTGGGTGTTTCTATGGACCTTCCCATTTTCGACCGTAACAAAGGAAATATTCAGGAAGCCAGGCTTGAGATTGAGAAAAGCAAACTTGAAACCCGTAAAAATATGCTGAAATCCGAGAACGAAATTGTATCGGTTTTCAGAAATTATATCAGAACACAGCAGGTTTCAGAAGAGATTAATGAAAACTATGAATCTACGCTGGACGGTCTGCTGGTAAGCCATGAAAAAAATTTCAGACTAAGAAATATCAGCATGCTGGAGTACATGGACTTTCTGGATACCTACATCGGGAATAAAATGATCATCCTGGATACTAAAAAAGAACTTAATCAATACTACGAAAACCTGCAGTATGTTGTAGGACAAGATTTATAAGATATGAACAAGAATATTACCCAATACATTGCTGCAGCTTATCTGTCTGCCCTCATCATTGTTACAGGCTGTGCCGGAAAAGAAGAGAATAAAGAAGCTGAAAAAGGTTATTGTATCACCAAAGAACTCAAAAAAGATATTAAACTGGCCAAAGCAGAAATGCTTCCCATAGAAGAAAGTATTACCCTTACCGGAGAAGTGGAAAGCAATTCGGATAAAACGGTTCCTTTCGTAAGTCTTGTGGATGGAGTGGTGATTGATACCTATTTTTCCCTCGGAGATTATGTGAAAAAAGGGCAGGCTCTGGCAAGTGTAAAAAGTACAGCCGTAAACGAAATGCAGGATGATACTCAAACTTTACAGGCTCAGCTGGCTGTCGCAAAAAGAAAACTGTCCTCTGTAGAAGCGATGTATAAAGATGATATTGCCTCTCAGAAAGATTTGCAGGAAGCGCGTTCTGAAGTGGCCATACTGCAATCCAATATTTCCAAAACACAGAAAAATATGCAGCTGTATTCAGCGGGTGGAAATACCATTCAGATAAAAGCTCCGGCAGATGGATATGTTATTTCAAAGAATATTTCGAAAGGAATGCCTGTTACTGCTGGCGGAGATCAGCTGTTTACGATTTCCAATCTGGATAAAGTATGGGTAATGGCTAATGTATATGCTACCAACATGAGACATGTTTATGTAGATCAGCCTGTAGTAGTAAAAACACTTGCTTATCCGGATGACAGCTTTGCAGGAAAAATCAATACTATTTCTCAGGTTTTTAATGAAAATGAAAGAGTACTAAAGGCTAAAATCATTATGGATAATAATGGAATGAAGCTGAGACCAGGAATGTCCGCAGATGTTGTACTACCTATTAATTCCCAAAATAAAAGTGCATTGGCTATTCCTGCAAAAGCTTTAATCTTTGATAATAACCAAAGCTATGTAGTGGTTTACAAAAAAGACTGTGAGCTTGAGATCAGACCGGTAACCGAGATTACTTCCAACAGCCAGTATATTTATGTAGAAGGTAATTTAAAACCAGGTGAAAATGTGATTGCTTCCAACGGACTGCTGATCTATGAAAATCTGAAAAATCAATTAAATAATTCCACGAAGTAATGCGAAAGTTTGTCCAGAATATAGTTTCCTTCTCGTTAAAAAACTCACTGATCGTTCTTTTGGGAACTTTTCTTTTGCTGGCAGGAGGAATCTATTCCTATATGCATACGCCCATTGAAGCATTTCCGGATGTTACCAATACAAGGGTACGAGTTATTACCCAGTGGCCGGGAAGAAGTGCTGAAGAAATTGAAAAATTTGTCACATTACCCATTTCCAAAGAAATGAATGCCATTCCAAACAAAACGTCGGTGCGTTCCATTTCCTTATTTGGATTATCTGTGGTGACGGTTATTTTTGATGATCATGTGAATGATTTTTATGCACAGCAGTATGCTTCCAATAAACTCGGAAATGTAGAACTTCCAGCCGGAGCAGAGTATAGTATTGAGCCTCCTTCGGGTGCAACAGGTGAAATTTACAGATATATTATCAAAAGTAAACTTCCTATCAAAGAAGTAACAGCCATCCAGGATTGGGTGGTGGAAAGAGAATTGCTTGCCGTTCCTGGTGTAGCTGATGTCGTAAGCTTTGGTGGAGAAGAAAAAACCTATGAAATAAAAATTAATCCTACGGAACTACACAATTACGACCTTTCCCCACTGGATGTGTATGAAGCGGTTTCGAAGAGTAATATCAATGTAGGAGGAGATGTAGTGGCAAAAGGTGATCAGGCTTATGTAGTGCGGGGGATCGGTCTTTTAGAGAAAAAAGAAGATATTGAGAATATTCAGATTGAAGTAAAAGGATCTACGTCTATTTTGGTAAAACATGTAGCAGAAGTAAAAGTTTCAGCAAAACCGAGATTAGGACAGGTAGGATACAACAAAGAAAATGATGTTGTAGAAGGAATTGTAATTATGCTTCGTGGTGAAAACCCAAGTGAAGTCATTGCAAGACTGAAAGACAGAATCGAGCAGCTGAACGGGGGAGAACTTCCCGGCGATGTTCAGATTGTTCCGATCATTGATCGAACGGAGCTTGTAAACACTACGGTTCATACTGTTTCCAAAAACCTTATTGAAGGAGTCATTCTCGTTTCTATCATTGTATTTATTTTTCTTTATAATTGGAGAACCACTTTTATTGTAGCATCAGTTATTCCTTTGGCTTTCCTGTTTGCTATTATTATGCTCAAAATTCAGGGATTACCAGCCAACTTGATTTCCATGG
The window above is part of the Chryseobacterium sp. MA9 genome. Proteins encoded here:
- the rmuC gene encoding DNA recombination protein RmuC — translated: MEMLYLIIGLIAGGILGAVILYFVLKSSMVSRSSYDALNTLSIKTQSDLENSNLKIQELHQNISNEKEANTLQQDLLDDLKNEFSKISAEYSSLHIQFQELKQVNQRQTSQIENHILEKQTLFAKNSELSAKNEGLQKSLDTQKEEIIKIQEESKLQFENLANKILEEKTEKFTTLNQNNLKNILEPFQEKIADLKNKVNEAYEKENKERFSLAEKVKELAELNQQISEDAKKLTRALKGESKTQGNWGEMILESILEKSGLVKGREYFLEHELRDEDNKALFSEFSGKKMRPDAVVKYPDERNVIIDSKVSLTAFTELVDETDADVYAIKLSQHLGSIKNHITQLSQKAYDDYGKSLDFVMMFIPSEPAYIAAMQADQNLWNYAYERRILLLNPSNLITSLKLIADLWKREYQNRNSIEIAERGARLYDKFVGFVDNLEKVGRNLDQAKNVYNDAYKQLHTGNDNLVIQTQKLKSLGIKNKKDLPQSLIDNSNLIEPSES
- a CDS encoding HAMP domain-containing sensor histidine kinase; translated protein: MTLRNRFTLISSLSFGIVSIITSAVIFFAYYDSTKIFYFEKLRNTALISAIYYLEKDELPKDRHAQIKKEYNHLIQNNRVAVYNQNNEVTFGHNLNDKNIKLSHLQAVRNNKGIQFMSDNQFYYGIFYPDNQGDFVVFVKSSNDSFQSQILRLAIIMLSVLVIGLLAIYFLSRYLSKVVYKPISNVVERINKVEYNNISTAIITSTNTNDEIEDLIKSYNKLLGRISENVLLQQNFINYVSHEFKTPLAAISGNLEVFAQKDRTPEEYREVAKESLENVYEIENILNNLLLMSGMTKLESSHKLMRVDELIWKIYEKLESKAKENNSFIKIQLQVTKPALLEFPGNEMLLYLALYNIVENAIKYSYGKPVVVTLSEKDNQLYIEIRDEGRGIPADDLAKISETFYRGKNVDTVKGSGIGLSLSKSIFDHHHIVMKIDSAINVGTSVLLEFPAHSSLCSL
- a CDS encoding CPBP family intramembrane glutamic endopeptidase — encoded protein: MSKNIRFFFIFVLGFTAYYFLDFFCFKIVQNFSKNIFHSKALAHVISYSVTLIPLMITLNILFPKRNIADLFSLNKPIIKGFTLAFTGTLPMLIGYLIHFKIISKINFEALFINTLSSAFFEEIIFRAFLIGIFYRFTRLGFLSSALFGSLLFAQVHLYQSQDITELMEIFAITFLGSLFFAWVYFESEYNLWTAIFLHFFMNLYWEIFTVSENVSGNFYGNLYKLFSIVAITFIIIYTKRKNKIPFEITWKSLFIKTREVQS
- a CDS encoding efflux RND transporter periplasmic adaptor subunit produces the protein MNKNITQYIAAAYLSALIIVTGCAGKEENKEAEKGYCITKELKKDIKLAKAEMLPIEESITLTGEVESNSDKTVPFVSLVDGVVIDTYFSLGDYVKKGQALASVKSTAVNEMQDDTQTLQAQLAVAKRKLSSVEAMYKDDIASQKDLQEARSEVAILQSNISKTQKNMQLYSAGGNTIQIKAPADGYVISKNISKGMPVTAGGDQLFTISNLDKVWVMANVYATNMRHVYVDQPVVVKTLAYPDDSFAGKINTISQVFNENERVLKAKIIMDNNGMKLRPGMSADVVLPINSQNKSALAIPAKALIFDNNQSYVVVYKKDCELEIRPVTEITSNSQYIYVEGNLKPGENVIASNGLLIYENLKNQLNNSTK
- a CDS encoding response regulator transcription factor, giving the protein MNILLVEDDQRISNFLIKGLSEAGYNLTLADSGEKARELLHTYDFDLILMDIMLPGLDGMQLTQIIRFKGNYTPILVLSALNSPDDKIKMLDMGADDYLSKPFHFEELISRIKALTRRNKLSYQKEDQYLSCGNIVIDTDLHKVTQNDKEIEFSPTEYKLFTFLMENKNKVLSRTQILHKVWGIDFDNTTNVVDVYISYVRNKIDETEQKIIHTVKGTGYLIKD
- a CDS encoding RNA methyltransferase, whose translation is MLIESFQNEKIKNVTKLLTDNRFRKKSKVFVVEGQQENERAIQYHFEPLEFFICENIFKGTLPEGKIHHVSEKVYEKIAYRGSSEGIIGIYQAKETPLSSFVPKENSTVIIVEGVEKPGNLGAILRSCEAFGVDALIVADGKTDFYNPNVIRSSVGCLFGMEVYQAENKETLEFLQKNSFNIYTTLMDESAEDLYKRDFRQRSAVLFGTEHSGLSDFWIGKGKNTLIPMAGSIDSLNLSNAVAITCYESLKQKKG
- a CDS encoding TolC family protein, whose product is MKKLFFTLFYIHCFSFFSAQISDTLKIGRKEAETIFLAKNLDLIAQKLEISQAEARVVQAKYWPNPKLSISEVNLWRTYDIEEQPALIGNWGKNSQISAEIEQVIQTAGKRRKNIELQKIEVEGEKYELQEVLRELKKTLRNTITEILYNQEQQKIYQGQIASIEKLTKSYNNQLNLGNISKAEYVRLKAQEIEFKKKLISLKQEIEDQQVELKALLMLPSQSYLVISDLFGMPEKQLSELEVTQWIDKAKENRPDIMISKNKEKHATKNLEIQNAMKTPDVAVSIGYDRGGNIMKDFIGLGVSMDLPIFDRNKGNIQEARLEIEKSKLETRKNMLKSENEIVSVFRNYIRTQQVSEEINENYESTLDGLLVSHEKNFRLRNISMLEYMDFLDTYIGNKMIILDTKKELNQYYENLQYVVGQDL
- a CDS encoding LytTR family DNA-binding domain-containing protein, which encodes MFSFAAYSYPKSESFKEIFVSSLGAGVSVYLFLIIFQPFGTEDFHHPYKFLLLFPYCIIFGTAFFMANLMTSHFSNWNIGTELLKIIFILFVGSILSYFYNSLFLSHVKLDLVNYFYMFLYSLAVGIPISIIYVLSRYIYLKNIHENTARNISQHLPVSIPELQQNLLKISAQNLELIINENDFLCAQSMENYCTFYFLENNTIKKLLVRISLSNALQQIETSSVKKCHRSYIVNLGKVKNLKGNAQGYKLILPEIGFEIPVSRSFISSIIPQLQQQNL